In Cryptococcus gattii WM276 chromosome A, complete sequence, one genomic interval encodes:
- a CDS encoding Cytosine deaminase, putative (Similar to TIGR gene model, INSD accession AAW41129.1), with amino-acid sequence MSPVEGSPAKPEDYPHFMSVAHDQALKSRSEGGIPIGAALVHLPTSRIISRGHNNRVQLSSNVRHGEMDCLENLGRVPEGLLRECAMFTTLSPCIMCSATCILYKIPTVVLAENENFLGGEQLLVDNGVNVINLDSDEIKKMMKDWINSPAGKVWNEDIGEVTQS; translated from the exons ATGTCTCCCGTAGAAGGATCCCCAGCTAAACCAGAGGACTACCCTCACTTCATGAGCGT CGCCCATGATCAAGCTTTGAAGAGTCGTTCGGAAGGTGGTATCCCTATCGG CGCCGCATTGGTCCACCTTCCTACCTCCCGTATCATCTCCCGTGGACATAACAACCGTGTCCAGCTCTCGTCCAACGTTCGACATGGCGAGATGGATTGCCTTGAAAACTTGGGACGCGTGCCAGAGGGGTTGCTAAGAGAATGTGCCATGTTCACCACCTTGTCGCCTTGCATCAT GTGCTCCGCAACTTGTATCCTGTACAAAATCCCTACCGTCGTTCTCGCCGAAAACGAAAACTTTTTGGGCGGGGAACAGCTTCTCGTTGATAACGGCGTCAACGTTATCAACCTCGATTCTGACGAGATCAAAAAGATGATGAAAGACTGGATCAACAGTCCTGCCGGTAAAGTGTGGAACGAGGATATCGGTGAGGTTACACAATCGTAA
- a CDS encoding General RNA polymerase II transcription factor, putative (Similar to TIGR gene model, INSD accession AAW41128.1), producing the protein MSEISSPASSLDFFESDGSADSDYDEAPRRTRKPPPKKPGARRGTSTPTASGSEFGTKIKINLSSLQRRAVEGGTAIEQEEEGDEDEEGYFDGLIGKRGVDLSGQTLKGDHGLRPLWVDDRGNIIVEAFAPFAKQAQDFLVAISEPVSRPSLIHEYRITKPSLHSAMSIGLETKVIIEVLSRLSKTPLSPRLVARIEEWTASFGKVRLVLKDNRYFLETNVPEFLQKLMNDEVIKECMVHREEETGPTVFGAEEGARPRRDFAIPGTEEARRRERGEEAEQTRENDAVLGAVIGIGEADEMDDEDDKVHSFEVSGERMEDVRRRCKDIDLPALEEYDFRNDTINPNLDIQLKPMTVIRPYQEMSLAKMFGNGRARSGIIVLPCGAGKTLVGITAACTIKKSALVLCTSAVSVAQWKQQFLHFSNISERQICAFTQGEKEMFSTSAGIVISTYSMIAKTGKRAHDAEKMMQFLRSREWGFLLLDEVHVTPADMFRKCINNFKVHAKLGLTATLVREDDRIGDLGYLIGPKLYEANWMDLAKNGHIATVQCAEVWCPMTPEFYREYLRNPSRKRILLHAMNPNKIQACQFLINYHESRGDKVIVFSDNVFALEAYAKKLGKSFIHGGTPEGERLRILSRFQHDPQLNTIFLSKVGDTSIDLPEATCLIQISSHFGSRRQEAQRLGRILRAKRRNDEGFNAFFYSLVSKDTQEMFYSSKRQGFLIDQGYAFKVITELHGLHSMPNLVFPSKDEQLSLLESVLNQGDAAAETADHYMRLNGGKHLKRIAGAQPSTSGSTVQRFMAPLEHLSGGQNISYREQNKSVNKELSREVRQNKRAGGSASGRDSHAIFKKRKTELAAAKKQRETEF; encoded by the exons ATGAGCGAAATATCGTCTCCAGCTTCGTCTCTCGACTTTTTCGAGTCAGACGGTTCAGCAGACTCCGACTACGATGAAGCACCACGCCGCACCCGAAAGCCGCCTCCCAAGAAACCTGGAGCCCGTCGTGGCACGTCAACTCCCACAGCTTCAGGCTCGGAATTTGGCACAAAAATCAAGATAAATTTATCCTCTCTCCAACGGCGTGCGGTAGAGGGCGGTACCGCTATTGagcaggaggaagaaggggacgaggacgaagaagggTATTTTGATGGGTTAATTGGTAAACGGGGAGTAGATCTGTCAGGTCAAACGCTGAAAGGCGATCATGGTTTGAGACCGCTCTGGGTAGATGACCGCGGTAATAT TATTGTTGAGGCCTTTGCTCCCTTTGCAAAGCAAGCGCAAGATTTCCTGGTTGCCATTTCCGAGCCTGTATCTCG ACCCTCCCTTATACATGAATACCGCATAACCAAGCCTTCTTTACACTCCGCCATGTCCATTGGTCTTGAGACCAAGGTCATCATTGAGGTCCTCTCTCGTCTCAGCAAGACACCCCTTTCACCACGACTTGTCGCTCGAATAGAAGAGTGGACAGCATCATTTGGTAAAGTGCGGCTTGTACTGAAAGACAACCGATACTTTCTCGAAACGAATGTCCCCGAATTCTTGCAAAAACTGATGAACGATGAAGTCATCAAGGAATGCATGGTGCATCGTGAAGAGGAAACGGGTCCTACTGTATTTGGAGCAGAGGAAGGTGCTCGTCCACGACGAGACTTTGCCATTCCTGgaacagaagaagctcgaAGACGAGAGAGGGGTGAAGAAGCCGAACAGACTCGTGAGAATGACGCTGTCTTGGGCGCCGTGATTGGGATTGGCGAGGCagatgagatggatgacgaagatgatAAAGTTCATTCGTTTGAGGTGTCTGGtgagaggatggaggaCGTTCGAAGACGGTGTAAGGATATCGATCTTCCTGCTTTGGAAGAGTACGATTTCAGAAACGACACGATCAACCCCAATCTCGATATACAGTTGAAGCCCATGACTGTGATTAGGCCGTATCAGGAAATGAGTCTAGCCAAAATGTTTGGTAACGGTAGAGCGAGATCAGGTATCATTGTCTTACCTTGTGGCGCGGGGAAAACGCTCGTGGGTATTACTGCGGCATGTACGATTAAGAAAAGCGCACTTGTGCTGTGTACTTCTGC TGTATCGGTAGCCCAATGGAAACAACAGTTCCTTCACTTCTCCAACATCTCGGAACGACAAATCTGTGCCTTTACCCAGGGTGAAAAAGAAATGTTCAGTACGTCGGCGGGTATCGTCATCTCGACGTACTCCATGATCGCCAAAACTGGCAAGCGAGCACACGATGCGGAAAAGATGATGCAGTTCCTTCGGTCCAGGGAATGGGGATTCTTATTATTGGATGAGGTGCATGTGACTCCAGCAGACATGTTTAGAAAATGTATCAACAATTTCAAAGTGCACGCCAAGTTGGGTCTCACTG CAACGCTGGTAAGGGAGGATGATAGGATTGGAGATTTGGGATACTTGATTGGTCCAAAGTTGTACGAAGCCAATTGGATGGATCTCGCGAAAAATGGTCATATTGCCACTGTCCAG TGTGCCGAAGTTTGGTGTCCCATGACTCCAGAATTTTATCGAGAATATTTACGGAATCCTTCTCGCAAACGCATCCTTTTACACGCCATGAACCCAAACAAGATTCAAGCATGTCAATTCTTGATCAATTACCATGAGAGCAGGGGTGACAAGGTGATTGTATTTTCCGACAATGTGTTTGCACTTGAG GCGTACGCCAAAAAGTTGGGCAAGTCTTTTATTCACGGCGGGACGCCAGAAGGTGAACGATTGCGAATCCTTTCGCGATTCCAACATGATCCCCAGCTGAacaccatcttcctctccaaGGTCGGTGATACATCTATCGACTTGCCTGAAGCTACTTGCTTGATTCAAATATCGTCGCACTTTGGTTCTCGACGGCAAGAAGCCCAGCGATTGGGCAGGATTCTGAGGGCAAAGCGAAGAAATGACGAGGGGTTCAACGCATTCTTTTATTCGCTCGTTTCCAAGGATACGCAGGAGATGTTTTATTCATCCAAGCGGCAAGGATTCCTGATTGACCAAGGCTACGCGTTCAAAGTCATCACCGAACTCCACGGTCTTCATAGCATGCCCAACCTCGTTTTCCCGTCCAAAGACGAGCAGCTGTCGTTGCTCGAGTCGGTGTTGAACCAGGGTGATGCGGCAGCAGAGACGGCGGATCATTATATGAGGTTGAATGGGGGTAAGCATCTGAAGCGGATTGCGGGTGCTCAGCCAAGTACGAGTGGGTCGACGGTGCAGAGGTTCATGGCACCATTGGAGCATTTGAGTGGAGGGCAGAATATCAGTTATAGGGAACAGAACAAGAGTGTCAA CAAAGAGCTCTCGAGAGAAGTGCGGCAGAATAAGAGGGCTGGGGGATCGGCTAGTGGGAGAGACAGCCATGCGATTTtcaagaagagaaagacAGAGTTGGCGGCGGCCAAGAAGCAGCGCGAAACGGAATTCTAA
- a CDS encoding Hypothetical protein (Similar to TIGR gene model, INSD accession AAW41130.1; CNA05960) — MQPSASSTSSSQSPDQSSQPETPATGSSSSRSNPLYPSILPTSATLLATKLGPTLPYYQSQTQVFAADPEQVRREAMEARQRAMPEKCFSWCTQSEMARPFCRMVCLRKKEKGVGMTREEQLERLRPRQRQQRIQVESGVASASADALANVISPSPSPSSSSSSIAEWIYSPIATLRSRLTPYSIIYIRGTPDGVIGRYMEELEWDDGVYDFKGLSRGQAAKSAARGEGEKMEWLEWGDQGALMHLPLTVLFSPILALPENIHRLLSPSLHLLSAYKASFTEGGQGRNLDRFVETVKNNGAGEMVEKINTFIEKRVQEGREKREEMMKQRQERMKGMKDVGEVEGKEERQSRV; from the exons ATGCAGCCTTCAGCATCTTCAACATCCTCTTCTCAGTCTCCGGACCAATCCTCCCAGCCAGAAACCCCGGCCAccggcagcagcagcagcaggtCAAACCCTCTCTACCCATCGATCCTCCCGACCTCTGCCACGCTTCTCGCCACGAAACTCGGCCCCACCCTCCCGTACTACCAATCCCAAACCCAAGTATTTGCCGCTGACCCGGAGCAAGTCCGACGGGAAGCGATGGAAGCTCGACAACGTGCGATGCCTGAAAAATGTTTTTCGTGGTGTACCCAAAGCGAGATGGCGAGACCGTTTTGTCGGATGGTGTGTTtaaggaaaaaagaaaaggggGTGGGGATGACGAGGGAGGAGCAGTTGGAGCGGTTGAGGCCGCGGCAGCGCCAGCAGCGGATACAAGTTGAAAGTGGGGTTGCGAGTGCGAGTGCGGATGCGCTTGCTAATGTGATatccccctccccctccccctcctcaTCGTCGTCATCCATAGCCGAGTGGATTTACTCTCCCATCGCAACGCTTCGTTCACGCCTAACACCGTACTCCATCATCTATATCCGGGGTACGCCGGATGGTGTGATTGGACGGTATATGGAGGAGCTGGAATGGGATGATGGGGTGTATGATTTCAAGGGGTTGTCGAGGGGACAAGCGGCCAAGTCTGCCGCGCGGGGGGAGGGTGAGAAGATGGAATGGCTCGAATGGGGAGATCAAGG CGCGTTGATGCATTTACCGCTGACGGTTCTATTTTCACCAATCCTCGCATTACCGGAAAACATCCACCGCCTGTTATCCCCCTCGCTGCATCTTCTTTCCGCGTACAAGGCGTCGTTCACAGAAGGCGGCCAGGGGCGTAATCTGGACAGGTTTGTGGAGACGGTGAAGAATAATGGGGCAGGGGAAatggtggagaagattAATACATTTATAGAGAAGCGTGTTcaggagggaagagagaagagggaggagatgatgaagcagagacaagagaggatgaaggggaTGAAGGATGTGGGTGAGGTGGAAGGCAAGGAAGAGAGGCAGAGTCGTGTATGA